A genomic window from Salvia splendens isolate huo1 chromosome 11, SspV2, whole genome shotgun sequence includes:
- the LOC121754602 gene encoding geranylgeranyl pyrophosphate synthase, chloroplastic-like — MGLLFTLLFLSPLFPFSPASAAELKTTRRALAGAANCNIFRGKWVYDDSYPLYDFSSTTSLIASNTAVPIGITSRIFALLAFTLEFMATATVGVAPERILGAVGELAKAIGTEGLVAGQVVDLNCTGEANVGLDTLEFIHIHKTSALLESYVVLGAILGGGSNDQVEKLRTFARKIGLLFQVVDDILDVTKSSEELGKTAGKDLAVDKTTYPKLLGLNKAFEFAEKLNEEAKAQLSDFDPLKAAPLSAQADYITHRQN, encoded by the exons atGGGGCTTCTATTCACACTCCTTTTCCTCTCCCCTCTCTTCCCCTTCTCCCCAGCCTCCGCCGCCGAGCTCAAGACCACCCGCCGCGCCCTTGCCGGTGCCGCCAATTGCAACATTTTCCGCGGTAAATGGGTGTACGACGACTCCTACCCTCTCTACGACTTCTCATCGACGACCAGTTTAATTGCCTCAAATACCGCCGTCCCGATCGGAATTACCTCAA ggatatttgctttgttggcATTTACTTTGGAATTCATGGCGACGGCCACAGTGGGGGTGGCGCCGGAGAGGATACTGGGGGCGGTGGGGGAGCTGGCAAAGGCGATCGGGACGGAAGGGCTGGTGGCGGGGCAGGTGGTGGACCTCAACTGCACCGGCGAAGCTAATGTAGGATTAGACACGTTGGAATTCATACACATTCACAAAACTTCCGCATTGCTAGAGTCCTATGTAGTTTTGGGGGCTATCTTGGGAGGTGGAAGCAACGATCAAGTCGAGAAATTAAGAACTTTTGCTAGGAAAATCGGTCTGCTCTTCCAAGTTGTGGATGACATTTTGGATGTTACAAAGTCTTCGGAGGAGTTGGGAAAGACGGCCGGGAAGGACTTGGCCGTCGACAAGACTACATATCCGAAGCTGCTGGGGCTCAATAAGGCGTTTGAGTTTGCCGAGAAGCTCAACGAGGAGGCCAAGGCGCAACTGTCTGACTTCGATCCACTCAAGGCAGCCCCGCTATCCGCACAGGCGGATTACATTACTCATAGGCAAAATTAG